The sequence TACGCCCCCCGATGGGGTCATAAAAACGGGGTATCAAGTCGGCAATGGTGGACTTCCCCCCTCCCGATGGTCCTACCAGAGCAATTACTTTGCCTTTAGGAATCGTGAAATTCAGGTCATTGAGTACAGGCACCCCTTCCTCATAAGCAAAAGACACCTGCTCAAAACAGATTTCTTTTTCAAAAGCCTTGAGTTCTTTTGCACCAGTCTTTTCTTTTACTGCCGGCTGCGTATCTATCAGTTCAAAGATACGCTCTGCCGATGCCATGCCACGCTGCACAGAACTCACCGCATTGCTTATTTCTTTAATAGGCTTGGTTACCTGCGAGAGCACAGCCAAGTAACCCAAAAACAAAGGGGCAGAAATAGACTGCTCAATCAAAATGAGACTACCGCCATAAAGCAAAACTCCACACATGACAGCTACCCCCATGAACTCCGAAACAGAAGGTGCCAGCTCACGGCGGAAGGCTATCTTGCGCACCAAATGTCGGTATTGCCAGTTTTCTTTGTGAAATTTCTCCTGCATATAACCTTCGGCATTGAAGCCCTTGACGATGCGGATGCCTCCAAATGCCTCGTCAATCACACTGGTAAGGTTGCTTAAAACCGCTTGCAAATTCAACGCCGAATGGCGCAACCGCTTGATAATGCTTCCTATCATCAGCCCCGAAACTGGAATAAAGAGTAAAGCAAAGAGCGTGAGTTTCCACGAGATGGAAAACAATATGACAAAGGAAATAATCAGGATGAAAGGCTCTTTCAGAAAAGCCCTCAATGAATTTGCCACGGCATATTCCACCTCTATCACATCGGAAGTAATACGGGTAATAAGGTTGCCCTTCCGTTGATTAGAGAAGAAATCCAAGTGCAAATGCACCACATTGCGAAATACATCATCGCGCAGACGGGCAACCAAGTCAGCACGCATGCCCTCCAATATCCTTTGCGTGAAATAACGGAAAGCATTAGACAAGAACACCGATGCCAATACCGCAGCACACACAAACTGCAAGGCGCTCAGCTTGCCTTTTGTCTGCAAAAAATACCCCAAGTAATAATTGAACAAGTTGGCAAAATACTGCGTAGATAGCTCAAAAGCTGGCAATTGCTCCACCACATTCAGTGGCTTGTCATAGAAGAGCACCTCCAGCAAAGGAATCACAAAAGTAAAGTTGACAACCCCAAATAAGCTTCCAAAAAATGAGCTTAAAAAAAATGGGACAACATAACGACTCACAGGGCGCAAATAGCCCAACAATCTCCAATAGGTTTTCATAACAAGTATGCCTTCATTTGAATGCACAAAGCTACAAAAAGGCTATTGAAGATGTCGCTTTTTTAGTAGCTTGCATGCGTTTTTTGGTTTTCATTGCTCACTTTAGTTCATATTCTCACGCTTATGTTGGATTGGACACAGCTCATCGGTCAAGCATTTATATATAACCCGCAAAAGCCTCTGATTTTTACTACGGCTTTGTTTTGGATTTTCTTTGGCTTTGTACTGCTTACCTATCAGTTTATTTACAAAAGCCAAAAACTGAAAATAGCCTTTCTTACCTTATTTAGCTTGTTTTTCTACTATAAATCCAGTGGATTTTACTTATTGCTGCTCATTTTCAGCACTTTGGTCGATTACAGCATCGGAAAGCGCATCTACCACAGCCGCAACCAAGCTTTCCGTACTGTTTTACTGGTCATAAGCCTGGTGGTCAACTTGGGGCTGCTGGCTTATTATAAGTATGCCTACTTGATTACGGATTTCATCAATTACCTTTTTCAAACAGACTTTAAAGCCATAGACTATCTGGCACTGACCATCAACCAGCTGACAGGTGCCAACTTAGATTATACATCCATTTTCCTGCCGGTAGGCATTTCTTTTTTCACCTTTCAAACCATCAGCTATTCAGTCGATATTTACAGAGGCAAACTTGAACCGGTAAAAAGCATCCTCGATTTTGCGTTTTATGTGT comes from Thermonema lapsum and encodes:
- a CDS encoding ABC transporter ATP-binding protein; this translates as MKTYWRLLGYLRPVSRYVVPFFLSSFFGSLFGVVNFTFVIPLLEVLFYDKPLNVVEQLPAFELSTQYFANLFNYYLGYFLQTKGKLSALQFVCAAVLASVFLSNAFRYFTQRILEGMRADLVARLRDDVFRNVVHLHLDFFSNQRKGNLITRITSDVIEVEYAVANSLRAFLKEPFILIISFVILFSISWKLTLFALLFIPVSGLMIGSIIKRLRHSALNLQAVLSNLTSVIDEAFGGIRIVKGFNAEGYMQEKFHKENWQYRHLVRKIAFRRELAPSVSEFMGVAVMCGVLLYGGSLILIEQSISAPLFLGYLAVLSQVTKPIKEISNAVSSVQRGMASAERIFELIDTQPAVKEKTGAKELKAFEKEICFEQVSFAYEEGVPVLNDLNFTIPKGKVIALVGPSGGGKSTIADLIPRFYDPIGGRITLDGMDLRDYTLKSLRARMGIVTQESILFNDTIFNNIAFGMEVTPEQVEEAARIANAHDFIMALPEGYQTIVGDRGVKLSGGQRQRISIARAVLRNPDILILDEATSALDTESERLVQEALNKLMKNRTALVIAHRLSTIQQADEILVVQQGRIVERGTHESLIQQTSGLYKRLVEMQAL